The sequence below is a genomic window from Andrena cerasifolii isolate SP2316 chromosome 6, iyAndCera1_principal, whole genome shotgun sequence.
TATTAAAGATACAGGGGAAGAACAGTATATATCGCTGGTTGCGGGATAAAAAGAGATTGCATTTAATTCATATAGCGTAGCATGCATGCACAGGTGGTGCGCAATTTGGTGTATGTGTACGAACAGTAATATATGTGAAATTAATACATAGCATATTGTAAAAGGATATTATCCGAGCTACGTCTTGATATTGTATATATCTGTATTATTTCTTATATAAAGATTTTTAAGTAATTGTTAATGTAATCAAACGAATCGACCACGTATCGCTCCTTATCCTGCTTTCAGCAATTGATAACCTTTAGGCAAGATGGTGTGTCCCATGATACTCGAGAAAGTACTGTGAAATGCGATAAGTGGATGCCACGTTGCAAAGAGAATTACGTAACTTTGAGTCAGAGATATACACAGCATGGTTGTTCCCGATTTTAAGAAGAGATTACTAAGGCCATTGACCTCAAGCTGTCTACCAATTTAATTAACCAAAAATTTTTACAGCGACTATTAAACCAAAAATGCTTCGGCTAGTCGCAcgaagtttttttttgttgtaatattaaaattgcTCGACCTTGGCCGTACAAAAATTTCGGTACACCGAATCCGATTGAATGTTTCATTGGCATTCggttaatttattaaacaaaccAATTGCTTTTACTACAGactgaaaaaaagaaaatctgTAGGAAGAAAGGTGACGAATATATTCTTTCGCATTGTATTCATTCTtgtctcccccctcccccccacccTCATATTATTCCTAAGTAGCGCGTTATCGCCATTGTTGAAGTTTCAAAACGGGAATTCGCCTGTACGGAGTTCCCGATTTTGCTAAAGCTGCAGCGTGATATCTGCGCGATAATAATGTCGGGTCCCGATAAAGATGTCGTTTTCCAAATAAACAAGCTGAACATAGAATTGAGGAAGAAGCTAGAAGTGGTCTCGAAATGGCGAGGTACCCTGTTCACCCTGCattctaattaaaatataaatctggAGTGTTTAATAACCATTCTACTTCTAGTCGAGTGTGCTGAATTGCAACTAGAGTTCCTGAAGCTGTATACTCCCGAGTGCCTCGACATTCTCGAATCACTGACGCAAATGACGGACACGAATACCGGCTCGAAGGATAAGCCATCGAAGTAATGATCGCAGTGCCGGATCTCGGGAGCCTGCCAAGACGCGAAATATGTTTGGCTGCATCGGTAACTTGTATCAAAGGTGAACCGCTATTGTAACTTCGCGCGGATTTCGCGATAAATGAAATAGGATGTACTTAtgttgaaatatatttatattatattcgaaTATAGGACTGACACATAGACTGTATCCACAGTTTCATAACACAAGGACAGACAATAATGGATATACGCTTTCTTATCCGACGATATGGAGATTTATGTCTACGGTAGAATCATCGCGTCCGTTTGAATCTCGCCAAATACCTTGCGGT
It includes:
- the LOC143370242 gene encoding uncharacterized protein LOC143370242, with protein sequence MSGPDKDVVFQINKLNIELRKKLEVVSKWRVECAELQLEFLKLYTPECLDILESLTQMTDTNTGSKDKPSK